Genomic DNA from Terriglobales bacterium:
TAACACGTCTGCGATAGGAATAAAGCTATGCGGGAAGCCTGTTTCGATACGGTCATCCTCTCCGATATTCACCTCGGCTCGGAAACCTGCCGCGCCAGCGACGTGCAGGCCATGCTGAAGAGCATTGCTTTTAACCGGCTGGTGCTGCTGGGCGATATCTTCAACGACCTGAACTTTAGCCGCTTGAAGAAAGAGCATTGGAACCTGCTTTCGTACATCCGCAAGCTTTCCAATCCCAAGCGCAATGTTGAGGTGGTATGGGTAGAAGGCAACCACGACCAGGGGTTAACGGACGTCATGTCCCACCTCGTCGGGGTCGAGGTCTATCAGGAGTACACCTGGGACTACCGCGGAAAGCGCTACCTCGCCGTCCATGGCCACCAGTTTGACCGCTTCATGATCAATAACCTGCTGCTGAGCGGAATTGGGGTTTTCATCTACACGCAAGCTCAACGTCTGCATTTTTTTGAGCAAAAGCTGGCCCGCTTTCTCGACCGCATGAGCACCTCATGGCTGCGCCTCTCCGACGTGGTATCTGCCGGGGCCCTGAATTTGGCGCGCCACCGGGGCGCCGACGTGGTTTTCTGCGGACACACCCACGAGGCCACTCAGCGTCAAGATGATGGCGTTCAGTATTACAACACCGGCTGTTGGACCAACTCCCAGGCAACGTATCTCACTGTGAGTGAAGAAGGCGTGCAGGTGCATGAATATCAACCTGGTGATAAGACTATAGATTCCAGCAACGATTCCGGCTCCAGCGAAACCCCGAAAACCACCACTCCGGTGTTTTCAGACTCATTGCTCGCCGCAGCTTACGCGAGCATGTGATTTTCGATTTACGAAGTACGATTTACGATTTCGCCCCTCAGAGTGATAGTTCAATCCCACCCCTTGCCATGCTTAGGAGCATTTTCACTGAAATCAAGAACAACAGGGATTTATCATCTAAGTTTCACGAAGATCAAAAACAGCTAGAAGCTAGAAGCTAAGAGCCAAGAAGCCAAGCTATGAAGGCAATCATAATTACCAAACCAGGCGGGCCAGAGGTGCTGGATATCCGGGAAGTTCCAACTCCGCAACCCTCCCCCCATAAAGTTCAAGTGCGCGTGTATGCAGCGGCGCTTAATCGTGCCGACTTGCTCCAACGTCAGGGATACTATCCGGCTCCTCCCGATGCGCCGCAGGATATCCCCGGCATGGAGTTTG
This window encodes:
- a CDS encoding UDP-2,3-diacylglucosamine diphosphatase, translating into MREACFDTVILSDIHLGSETCRASDVQAMLKSIAFNRLVLLGDIFNDLNFSRLKKEHWNLLSYIRKLSNPKRNVEVVWVEGNHDQGLTDVMSHLVGVEVYQEYTWDYRGKRYLAVHGHQFDRFMINNLLLSGIGVFIYTQAQRLHFFEQKLARFLDRMSTSWLRLSDVVSAGALNLARHRGADVVFCGHTHEATQRQDDGVQYYNTGCWTNSQATYLTVSEEGVQVHEYQPGDKTIDSSNDSGSSETPKTTTPVFSDSLLAAAYASM